One region of Peribacillus simplex genomic DNA includes:
- a CDS encoding sodium-dependent transporter, with translation MSKQEQWTSKLGFILAAAGSAIGLGAIWKLPYMTGENGGGVFFLLFILFTLLIGAPILIAEFTIGRNAQKDAISAYKYIAPGKPWVLIGYGGVVASIILLSFFSVVGGWIISYLARSLTGSLSNLTQTEYGNFFNTIISNPYETVIAQLLFMVLTIWVVQGGVSKGIEKANKYMMPSLFILFIILLIRSLTLDGAMEGVKFFLKPDFSALTGETILLALGQSFFALSVGVSVMVTYASYLSKKEDITKSAFSVVGLNIFISLLAGLVIFPAVFALGFSPSSGPGLVFVVLPAVFNEMALGGIFMAIFFILLLFATLTTAFSILEIVVAAMIKGDTAKRKKASWIAGSVVFLIGIPSALSFGVLSDVKIFNLSIFDLADYLTSNIALPVGALFISLFIGYQMKRIEVQKEFETGADSGRSLFKLWYFLIRYIVPIMIILVFLNSINLI, from the coding sequence ATGTCAAAACAAGAACAATGGACTTCAAAACTTGGGTTTATCCTGGCAGCCGCGGGATCCGCTATTGGATTAGGCGCCATCTGGAAGCTCCCATATATGACTGGTGAAAATGGTGGAGGGGTCTTTTTCCTGCTCTTCATTTTGTTCACACTGCTTATCGGTGCCCCCATATTAATAGCGGAATTCACAATTGGCCGCAATGCACAGAAAGATGCCATTAGCGCATATAAATATATCGCCCCAGGAAAACCTTGGGTTTTGATCGGATATGGCGGTGTCGTCGCTTCCATCATTCTGCTTTCCTTCTTCAGTGTCGTTGGCGGCTGGATCATCTCCTATTTAGCAAGAAGTTTAACCGGTTCCCTTTCAAACTTAACCCAGACTGAATATGGAAACTTCTTCAATACGATAATCAGCAATCCTTATGAAACGGTTATCGCTCAATTATTATTCATGGTTTTAACCATTTGGGTCGTGCAAGGTGGCGTATCCAAAGGAATTGAAAAAGCGAATAAATATATGATGCCTTCATTGTTCATTCTTTTCATTATTCTCCTCATCCGTTCCTTGACTCTGGACGGAGCAATGGAGGGTGTAAAATTCTTCTTGAAGCCGGACTTTTCCGCTTTAACAGGGGAAACGATCCTATTAGCTCTTGGCCAATCCTTCTTTGCACTTAGTGTTGGTGTTTCAGTGATGGTAACCTATGCATCCTATTTAAGTAAAAAAGAAGATATAACTAAATCGGCCTTCTCGGTGGTTGGACTGAATATCTTCATTTCCTTGTTAGCAGGTTTAGTCATTTTCCCAGCTGTTTTCGCACTGGGATTCAGCCCTTCTAGCGGTCCTGGACTAGTATTCGTCGTGTTGCCTGCCGTATTCAATGAAATGGCGCTCGGCGGGATCTTCATGGCTATTTTCTTCATATTATTATTATTCGCCACACTTACAACGGCCTTCTCCATTCTCGAAATCGTCGTTGCAGCCATGATCAAAGGTGATACCGCAAAGCGGAAGAAGGCTTCTTGGATAGCTGGTAGCGTCGTTTTCTTGATTGGAATTCCAAGCGCATTATCATTTGGGGTGCTTTCAGATGTGAAGATTTTCAATTTATCCATATTCGATTTGGCTGATTATCTGACAAGCAACATCGCACTGCCAGTCGGCGCCTTGTTCATATCCCTTTTCATCGGCTATCAAATGAAAAGGATAGAGGTCCAAAAAGAGTTCGAAACTGGCGCAGATTCCGGCCGGTCACTTTTTAAACTTTGGTACTTCCTGATTCGCTACATTGTGCCGATCATGATCATACTCGTATTTCTTAACTCAATTAATCTCATTTAG
- a CDS encoding helix-turn-helix domain-containing protein, with translation MSNIAKNIRQYREDHNLTQQELALKLRIGTKKIEKYETGESIPDTQTILRLSTVLDIPASEFLKDAQTGNASGVDEDIKKLIEEIGSKKAELILRTAKDFSEEQILNVMHTLYNTQAN, from the coding sequence ATGTCAAATATCGCGAAGAATATCCGGCAATATCGAGAAGATCATAACCTCACTCAACAGGAACTGGCTTTGAAATTACGAATCGGCACCAAAAAGATTGAAAAGTATGAAACTGGTGAATCGATTCCTGATACTCAAACCATTTTACGGCTTTCGACCGTTCTTGACATTCCAGCTTCAGAGTTCTTGAAGGACGCCCAAACCGGGAACGCTTCTGGTGTTGACGAGGACATAAAAAAGCTGATTGAAGAAATCGGATCCAAAAAGGCTGAGCTCATCCTAAGAACAGCTAAAGACTTTAGCGAAGAACAAATTCTGAATGTTATGCATACTTTATATAATACACAAGCTAATTAA
- a CDS encoding aminotransferase — translation MIKTSYVSRTIAELKPSGIRRFFDLAANLEGVVSLGVGEPDFVTSWAVREAAINSLEEGYTSYTANAGLFELRSEISWYMEKQFHVSYRPEDQIIVTVGASQALDIALRTILNPGEEVIVVEPCFVAYAPLVTMAGGIPVTVQTSKDDDFKLTPGQLEAAITPKTKAVLICSPNNPTGTQLGQEELVMLADIIKKHDLLVISDEIYAELAYDEKFTSFAAIDGMHERTIVINGFSKGFAMTGWRLGFVCAPKEISEAMLKLHQYAMMCAPTVAQHAALEALRHGMQDVEEMRRSYRRRRNYIVNSFNDMGLDCHNPGGAFYAFPSIEKTGMTSLEFAEKLLTEELVAVVPGDVFGESGEGHIRCSYASSMEQLQEALRRMERFMKNHSQ, via the coding sequence ATGATTAAAACGAGTTATGTTTCAAGAACGATTGCAGAGCTTAAACCATCAGGCATCCGCCGCTTTTTCGACCTGGCAGCCAATTTGGAAGGGGTCGTCTCACTTGGTGTGGGTGAACCGGATTTCGTTACATCTTGGGCAGTGAGGGAAGCTGCGATCAACTCCTTGGAGGAAGGGTATACCTCTTATACGGCTAATGCCGGATTATTTGAATTAAGGTCGGAAATCAGCTGGTATATGGAGAAGCAGTTCCATGTTTCATATAGACCAGAGGATCAAATCATTGTCACGGTCGGAGCAAGCCAGGCTCTCGATATTGCCCTGAGGACCATCTTGAATCCAGGGGAAGAAGTCATTGTAGTGGAACCTTGTTTCGTCGCCTATGCACCGCTTGTGACCATGGCAGGGGGAATACCGGTCACGGTCCAAACTTCAAAGGATGATGACTTTAAGTTGACTCCCGGGCAACTCGAAGCGGCAATCACGCCTAAAACGAAGGCGGTTTTAATCTGTTCACCGAATAATCCAACTGGCACCCAGCTTGGACAGGAAGAATTAGTGATGCTTGCTGATATCATTAAAAAGCATGACTTGCTTGTCATTTCCGATGAAATCTATGCTGAACTTGCTTATGATGAGAAATTCACCTCTTTTGCTGCCATTGACGGCATGCATGAGCGGACAATTGTCATCAATGGGTTTTCGAAAGGCTTTGCAATGACCGGATGGCGTCTTGGGTTCGTTTGTGCACCTAAGGAAATTTCTGAAGCGATGCTTAAGCTTCATCAATATGCGATGATGTGTGCGCCGACCGTTGCTCAACATGCTGCATTGGAAGCTTTAAGGCACGGAATGCAGGATGTAGAAGAAATGCGTCGGAGTTATCGGAGAAGACGAAATTATATCGTGAATTCATTTAACGATATGGGTCTTGATTGTCACAATCCTGGCGGGGCATTTTATGCTTTTCCTTCCATTGAGAAAACAGGGATGACTTCGTTGGAATTTGCTGAAAAACTTCTGACGGAAGAACTTGTAGCCGTTGTACCGGGAGATGTGTTCGGGGAAAGCGGTGAAGGTCATATCCGCTGTTCCTATGCATCCTCCATGGAACAACTTCAAGAAGCGCTTAGAAGGATGGAACGTTTCATGAAGAACCATAGCCAATAA
- a CDS encoding Lrp/AsnC family transcriptional regulator, with product MHLNEEELEVLRIIENNSRIDLKDLAKMTNLSEAGIEITLKKLEDMRVIVRYLTVINWAKVDEYHGVTAMIDVKVTPKRGVGFDEVAKRIYKFKEVESVYLMSGAYDLSVIVEGRSMNEVANFVSEKLSTLDSVISTTTHFIMKKYKHDGTIFDQTDEDKRIVVSP from the coding sequence ATGCACTTGAATGAAGAGGAATTGGAAGTCTTGAGAATCATTGAAAATAACAGCCGGATTGATCTGAAGGATTTGGCTAAAATGACCAATCTATCAGAAGCGGGCATTGAAATAACATTGAAGAAATTAGAAGATATGCGGGTTATTGTCCGTTATTTAACAGTCATTAACTGGGCAAAAGTGGATGAATACCATGGTGTCACAGCGATGATTGATGTAAAAGTCACTCCGAAACGCGGTGTCGGTTTCGATGAGGTGGCAAAAAGGATTTACAAATTCAAAGAAGTCGAGTCCGTTTATTTAATGTCGGGGGCTTATGATTTATCAGTCATTGTCGAAGGGCGTTCTATGAACGAAGTGGCAAACTTTGTTTCAGAAAAACTTTCGACACTGGATTCGGTCATTTCTACGACGACTCACTTCATTATGAAAAAATACAAGCACGATGGCACAATTTTTGATCAAACTGATGAAGATAAGCGGATAGTGGTGTCACCATGA
- a CDS encoding alpha/beta fold hydrolase produces the protein MEIHTIKGIERVENIEIYFEYDHMDDSFPTLVLLHGFLSSSFSFRKLVPYLIKEFNVISIDLPPFGQSGKDYRYTYSFQNIAKSVVLFLEGKNIRKFSIIGHSMGGQISLQLIKSHPDLVDHAILLAGSGYQPGYSEKMKMVSYLPFFSFGIKRYLQKSGIEKNLKNVVHDPTMIDDEMRQGYLGPFIKKHDIFRALGRMLRDKEIDLLKEDLSDIHTPCLLIWGRHDRVVPLDIGQRLHDDLPNSELVVIEDTGHLLPEEKPEEVYQLIKEFLGVASPT, from the coding sequence ATGGAAATTCATACAATCAAAGGCATCGAACGGGTGGAAAATATAGAAATCTATTTTGAATATGACCATATGGATGATTCCTTCCCCACACTTGTACTGCTTCACGGATTTTTGTCATCCAGCTTCAGTTTCCGTAAATTAGTGCCCTATTTGATCAAGGAATTCAATGTGATCTCAATAGACCTTCCCCCATTTGGGCAAAGCGGTAAGGATTATCGATATACATATTCATTCCAGAACATTGCTAAATCCGTTGTTCTGTTCTTGGAGGGGAAAAACATCAGGAAATTCAGTATTATCGGCCATTCCATGGGCGGGCAGATTTCCCTTCAGCTCATAAAATCACATCCTGATCTTGTCGACCATGCTATCCTCCTTGCCGGATCAGGCTATCAGCCCGGCTATTCGGAAAAAATGAAGATGGTCAGTTACCTGCCTTTCTTTTCATTCGGGATAAAACGGTATTTACAAAAGTCCGGGATCGAAAAGAACTTAAAAAATGTCGTTCATGACCCGACCATGATTGACGATGAAATGCGACAGGGCTATCTAGGGCCATTCATAAAGAAGCATGATATTTTCCGTGCATTGGGGAGGATGCTCCGAGATAAGGAAATCGATTTGTTGAAGGAAGACCTTAGTGATATCCATACGCCTTGCCTGCTTATATGGGGAAGGCATGATAGAGTGGTACCGTTGGATATTGGCCAAAGGCTCCATGATGACCTGCCTAATTCCGAGCTTGTTGTCATTGAGGATACCGGGCACCTCCTTCCAGAGGAGAAACCGGAAGAGGTTTATCAATTAATTAAGGAATTTCTTGGTGTAGCCTCCCCAACTTAA
- a CDS encoding DUF1871 family protein, with the protein MDTQQMNLALVAVLQEWDPFQIGWDLYEPEIADTVVALRDIDSPQELAEKIKSIYEFAFDETVKMEKCLEVAQKLLIIKNDASCSI; encoded by the coding sequence ATGGATACACAGCAAATGAATTTAGCGTTGGTTGCCGTTTTGCAAGAATGGGACCCTTTCCAGATAGGATGGGATCTATATGAACCGGAAATTGCGGATACGGTCGTAGCACTCCGGGATATAGATAGCCCGCAGGAACTGGCGGAAAAAATAAAGTCCATTTACGAGTTCGCATTCGATGAAACCGTTAAGATGGAAAAATGCCTGGAAGTTGCACAGAAACTGCTCATCATAAAAAATGATGCCAGCTGTTCGATCTAA
- a CDS encoding MalY/PatB family protein: protein MDILNKSIFEEHINRENSGSVKWDKNSLKSLYGREDVLPMWVADMDFPSPEGIQKALIERLNHPIFGYTVPSEAVFTEIQRWLRDRHSWQIDKEWISFSSGVVSAIGTTIQAFTDPGDKILLQSPVYTPFFDMIKNNDREVVNSPLIIEEDRFQIDFADFEDKLKNGVKLFLFCSPHNPGGRVWTKEELLRIGELCEKYDVVIVSDEIHADLFHTTSRHYPIGSLSEKLADITVTLMAPSKTFNIAGLQASFLITSNEKLQKKLQKAQTKLAFHGLNILALTAMEAAYREGLNWLEDMIGYIEENIKVAEEFIAAEIPSLHVMHPDASYLLWIDCRDLGLNDKEIKERLIHQGKLALEPGSKYGPGGEGFVRMNLGCSRSMMMEGLNRLKLAFS, encoded by the coding sequence GTGGACATTTTGAACAAGTCAATTTTTGAAGAACACATTAACAGAGAAAATTCAGGATCCGTAAAATGGGATAAAAACTCGCTCAAATCATTGTATGGGCGCGAAGATGTTCTGCCAATGTGGGTTGCCGATATGGACTTCCCATCTCCTGAGGGCATTCAAAAAGCGTTAATAGAACGCTTGAATCATCCAATTTTCGGTTATACCGTCCCTTCCGAAGCGGTTTTCACCGAAATTCAACGCTGGCTTAGAGACCGGCACTCCTGGCAAATCGATAAAGAGTGGATTTCATTTAGCTCTGGCGTCGTTTCTGCAATTGGTACAACAATCCAGGCTTTCACGGACCCGGGCGATAAAATATTATTACAATCACCCGTCTACACACCATTTTTTGATATGATCAAAAATAATGACCGGGAAGTGGTCAATAGTCCCCTTATCATAGAAGAAGATCGCTTTCAGATTGATTTCGCTGATTTTGAGGACAAGCTGAAAAACGGAGTGAAGCTTTTCCTTTTTTGCAGTCCACATAACCCTGGCGGACGCGTTTGGACAAAAGAAGAACTCCTCCGAATCGGGGAGCTCTGTGAAAAATATGATGTAGTCATCGTCAGTGATGAGATTCATGCTGATTTATTCCATACAACATCCAGACATTATCCGATAGGCTCGCTTTCAGAGAAGTTAGCCGACATAACCGTCACGTTAATGGCGCCAAGTAAAACATTCAATATTGCCGGCCTTCAGGCTTCATTCCTAATCACCAGTAATGAAAAATTGCAAAAGAAATTGCAAAAGGCACAAACGAAATTGGCATTCCATGGCCTTAACATCCTCGCTTTAACAGCGATGGAAGCTGCGTATCGAGAGGGCTTAAACTGGCTGGAAGACATGATTGGCTACATTGAGGAGAATATAAAAGTGGCTGAGGAATTCATCGCTGCTGAAATCCCTTCTTTGCATGTCATGCATCCGGATGCTTCTTACCTTCTATGGATTGACTGCCGTGATCTTGGATTGAATGACAAGGAAATTAAGGAACGGCTGATCCATCAAGGGAAGCTCGCATTGGAGCCTGGTTCAAAATATGGACCTGGCGGAGAAGGTTTCGTCCGAATGAATCTAGGTTGTTCACGCAGCATGATGATGGAAGGTCTGAACCGTTTAAAATTGGCTTTTTCATAA
- a CDS encoding TraR/DksA C4-type zinc finger protein — translation MLSNQQLKEFQQQLQQTKQELKERLNDSGNYDLRRSLEDSTGELSSYDNHPGDEGTELYEREKDLALSEHDRDEIRDIDRALSAIEAGEYGKCEVCSKEIPIERLKAMPTTTYCVEHTPSQETSHNRPIEEEVLGPPFGKFDYDARHESVAYDAEDSWQDVASYGTSESPSDFVNPPSDYEDMYVESEENIGYVEDYENFVGVDIYGKEVTVYPNSQYQELKEELFEENIQTPFGDLPRYEHDPYVDEEKD, via the coding sequence ATGCTATCCAATCAGCAGCTAAAAGAATTTCAACAGCAATTGCAGCAAACGAAGCAAGAGTTGAAAGAGCGATTAAATGATTCAGGCAACTACGATTTAAGAAGAAGCTTGGAGGATTCGACAGGTGAGCTATCGAGTTACGATAATCATCCCGGCGATGAAGGAACCGAGTTATATGAACGGGAAAAGGATTTGGCCCTTTCCGAGCATGATCGGGATGAAATAAGGGATATTGATCGAGCCCTTTCTGCCATCGAGGCAGGTGAGTATGGAAAGTGCGAGGTTTGTTCAAAGGAAATACCAATTGAACGTTTGAAAGCCATGCCTACAACGACTTACTGTGTCGAGCATACTCCGTCACAGGAAACTTCGCACAATCGGCCGATAGAAGAGGAAGTGCTGGGACCGCCGTTTGGAAAGTTTGATTATGATGCCCGGCACGAATCGGTTGCATACGATGCGGAAGATTCGTGGCAGGATGTTGCCAGTTATGGAACATCTGAATCGCCTTCCGATTTTGTAAATCCGCCAAGCGATTACGAAGATATGTATGTCGAGTCCGAAGAAAATATCGGATATGTCGAAGATTATGAAAATTTTGTTGGTGTGGATATATACGGTAAAGAGGTAACGGTTTACCCGAACTCCCAATATCAAGAATTGAAGGAAGAACTTTTTGAAGAAAATATTCAAACCCCGTTTGGTGATTTGCCGCGATATGAGCATGATCCTTATGTTGATGAAGAGAAAGATTGA
- a CDS encoding PH domain-containing protein encodes MFKKIAADALGLSDIGSVISPANYDKVDADDYIMHEDEEKIYFLIKSKTDEYCFTNQAFIHLDGTSAISKKRTLTRYSYSQYNISSVTLETAGTVDLDAEIKFTIGAKTFSIDVHKKFIEELKDLFKSLVKISEICHENEYALQFAQQSVNLASSTLNQVRTEGSQMAASFKEINSAAFEWLMDSRKKYHVKDFGYVFEKYINN; translated from the coding sequence ATGTTTAAGAAAATTGCGGCTGATGCCCTTGGACTTAGTGATATTGGAAGTGTGATTAGCCCTGCCAATTATGACAAGGTGGATGCAGATGACTATATCATGCATGAAGACGAGGAAAAAATTTATTTCCTGATAAAATCGAAAACCGATGAGTACTGTTTCACGAATCAAGCGTTCATACATTTGGACGGGACAAGTGCCATAAGCAAAAAACGTACACTTACAAGATATAGCTACAGCCAGTACAATATTTCCAGCGTAACACTTGAAACGGCAGGGACCGTGGATTTGGATGCGGAAATTAAATTTACGATCGGTGCAAAGACGTTCTCCATTGATGTCCATAAGAAGTTCATTGAAGAATTAAAGGACTTGTTCAAATCATTAGTTAAAATATCGGAAATTTGCCATGAGAATGAATATGCCCTTCAATTTGCACAGCAAAGCGTAAACCTTGCTTCTTCCACTTTGAACCAGGTTCGGACAGAGGGAAGCCAAATGGCTGCAAGTTTCAAGGAAATTAATTCCGCAGCTTTCGAATGGTTGATGGACAGTCGGAAAAAGTACCATGTTAAAGATTTTGGCTATGTTTTTGAGAAATATATAAATAATTAA
- a CDS encoding GNAT family N-acetyltransferase yields the protein MQIVAKRMIATDTVKSFFIQHWETTQVVFSRGLFHYAELEGFGVMDENEKIMGLGTYKLSDHVCQIISLNSEHENQGVGSSLLYVMENTAKEKNCHTIKAITTNDNLQALKFFQKRGYVISEIVKNAVEESRKIKPEIPFYSFEGIPIRDEIILEKYL from the coding sequence ATGCAAATCGTAGCTAAAAGAATGATTGCGACGGATACAGTTAAGAGTTTTTTCATTCAGCACTGGGAGACGACTCAAGTCGTTTTTTCAAGAGGTTTGTTTCATTATGCGGAACTTGAGGGTTTTGGAGTGATGGACGAGAATGAAAAAATCATGGGTTTGGGAACGTATAAGCTGTCCGACCATGTATGCCAAATCATTTCTTTGAATAGTGAGCATGAGAATCAAGGAGTGGGCTCATCGTTGCTTTATGTAATGGAAAATACCGCCAAGGAGAAAAATTGCCATACTATTAAAGCGATTACAACGAACGATAATTTACAGGCATTGAAGTTTTTTCAAAAGCGTGGTTATGTCATTTCGGAAATCGTTAAAAATGCGGTTGAAGAATCACGGAAAATCAAACCTGAAATACCATTTTACAGTTTTGAGGGAATTCCTATCCGAGATGAGATAATACTTGAGAAATACTTATAA
- a CDS encoding peptidylprolyl isomerase, whose product MTNFPQLTSEVLENEKAVIMQTTMGDIKIKLFPELAPKTVENFLTHAENGYYEGIIFHRVIKDFMLQGGDPTGTGMGGESIWGATFEDEFSMQLFNLRGALSMANAGPGTNGSQFFVVQAQHVDSRMGEQMKEAGYPEEIINAYMEQGGTPWLDHKHSVFGQVIEGLDVVDTIANVETVAGDKPAVDVVIKGITIL is encoded by the coding sequence ATGACAAACTTTCCACAATTAACAAGTGAAGTTTTGGAAAATGAAAAAGCGGTCATCATGCAAACGACGATGGGCGATATTAAAATTAAATTATTCCCTGAGCTGGCTCCAAAGACAGTGGAAAATTTCTTGACTCATGCTGAAAACGGTTACTACGAAGGAATCATTTTCCACCGTGTCATCAAGGATTTCATGCTTCAAGGCGGAGATCCGACAGGTACTGGAATGGGGGGAGAAAGTATTTGGGGAGCTACATTTGAGGACGAGTTCTCCATGCAATTATTCAATTTGCGTGGAGCCCTTTCCATGGCAAATGCAGGACCGGGAACAAATGGCAGCCAATTCTTCGTCGTACAAGCCCAGCATGTAGACAGCAGGATGGGTGAGCAGATGAAGGAAGCCGGTTATCCGGAAGAAATCATCAACGCTTATATGGAACAAGGCGGCACACCATGGCTGGACCATAAACACTCTGTTTTTGGACAGGTGATCGAAGGCCTGGACGTTGTTGATACGATTGCTAATGTAGAGACAGTTGCGGGAGACAAGCCAGCAGTGGATGTAGTCATTAAAGGAATCACCATTTTATAA
- a CDS encoding kinase-associated lipoprotein B — protein sequence MSEQDFKIGDKVTAIYKTGKYIGEITDIRPAAYLVKVLAVMKHPMQGDLHNPKQTEVSMFHQRRALAFREQTNVPKNMVRGFEEEIPEYKESLREAVEKMKRTLSEANTEWNDKSLQLLEDLAADYFK from the coding sequence ATGTCAGAACAGGATTTTAAAATCGGCGATAAGGTCACCGCCATATATAAAACCGGAAAATACATCGGGGAAATCACCGATATCAGACCTGCTGCATATCTTGTTAAAGTGTTGGCTGTCATGAAGCATCCCATGCAGGGGGATCTTCATAACCCGAAGCAAACAGAAGTGTCCATGTTCCATCAGCGGCGTGCTCTTGCATTCCGGGAGCAAACCAATGTACCTAAGAATATGGTAAGGGGCTTTGAAGAGGAAATTCCTGAGTATAAGGAGTCCTTAAGAGAAGCTGTTGAGAAAATGAAACGTACCTTAAGCGAAGCAAACACAGAGTGGAATGATAAAAGCTTACAGCTGCTTGAAGATCTGGCGGCGGATTATTTCAAATAA
- the kapD gene encoding 3'-5' exonuclease KapD, protein MEEQQQYVFIDFEFTMPEGKANPVGFYPEIIEVGLVSVINETIQEQFSSFVNPLKFPVLTGRCKKFLNITQDQVDRGISFEELISLLKKIDEQHPTTIVTWGNMDMKVLRQNCQKSGLDFPFSGKQIDLCLEYKRFFGDQNQTGLWKAVQAYGKEGTGKHHRALDDAITTYNIFKLVEKDKSYMQNHEPTTIGDRIDLSKVLNHLAL, encoded by the coding sequence ATGGAGGAACAACAGCAATATGTATTCATTGATTTTGAATTTACGATGCCGGAAGGAAAAGCGAATCCAGTAGGTTTTTATCCAGAAATCATTGAGGTCGGTTTAGTCAGCGTCATTAATGAGACAATTCAGGAACAATTCTCTTCTTTTGTTAACCCATTGAAATTTCCAGTCCTGACGGGGAGATGCAAGAAGTTCTTGAATATAACCCAAGATCAGGTGGACCGGGGGATTTCATTTGAAGAGTTGATTTCTTTATTGAAGAAAATAGATGAGCAGCACCCGACGACGATTGTGACTTGGGGAAATATGGACATGAAGGTACTTCGCCAGAACTGTCAGAAATCAGGATTGGATTTCCCTTTTTCAGGAAAACAAATAGATCTTTGCCTGGAGTATAAACGCTTTTTCGGAGATCAAAATCAAACCGGACTTTGGAAGGCTGTACAGGCCTATGGCAAAGAAGGGACAGGCAAGCATCACAGGGCGTTAGATGATGCAATTACGACATATAATATATTTAAGTTAGTAGAGAAAGATAAAAGTTATATGCAAAATCATGAACCGACGACAATTGGCGATCGCATTGATTTATCAAAGGTATTGAATCATTTAGCGTTATAA
- a CDS encoding DUF5366 family protein, with product MKNAYLLSYFPIISILLFSLSHLWKMQMLMLPIIFYGFCRIEVDLRYYMEQSLLFLTKASEGKALNSVRRESVIYVIGGAYSLFNTSLWRV from the coding sequence ATGAAAAACGCTTATTTACTTAGCTACTTTCCAATCATTTCAATCCTACTATTCAGCCTCTCCCATTTATGGAAAATGCAAATGCTCATGTTACCTATTATTTTTTATGGTTTTTGCCGGATTGAAGTTGATCTCCGATACTATATGGAGCAGTCTTTATTATTCCTTACCAAGGCTTCGGAAGGTAAAGCCCTGAACAGTGTAAGAAGGGAATCTGTCATATATGTAATTGGCGGTGCTTATTCATTGTTCAATACATCCTTATGGCGGGTGTGA